The following proteins come from a genomic window of Trifolium pratense cultivar HEN17-A07 linkage group LG4, ARS_RC_1.1, whole genome shotgun sequence:
- the LOC123921215 gene encoding probable protein phosphatase 2C 25 isoform X2 gives MTCSVAVSNSPVFSPSSSLFCNKSSIKSSSSSSETLTLSLSHLKPINSSSNSSCSSPSPCSSPSSPFCLRLPKLPSVFSSNNNNNSASSNDAVLKRKRPTRLDIPVCSSLTFGVPANPSAVARDVVEAGGDGYSVYCKRGRREYMEDRFTAGDNLRGENNLAFFGVFDGHGGAKAAEFAANNLEKNILDEVIMSDEEDVEEAVKRGYLNTDSEFMKKDLHGGACSVTALIRNGNLIVSNAGDCRAVISKGGVAEALTSDHRPSREDERDRIETLGGYVDLCRGVWRIQGSLAVSRSIGDRHLKQWVTAEPETKVIRIEPEHDLLILASDGLWDKVSNQEAVDTALQFCVGNNKQQALLACKKLAELAVSRGSLDDTSVMLIKLKQYI, from the exons aTGACTTGTTCCGTCGCAGTTTCGAATTCACCGGTGTTTTCACCATCATCATCTCTTTTCTGCAACaaatcttcaatcaaatcttcttcttcatcttctgaaACACTAACGTTATCTTTATCTCATCTTAAACCTATTAACTCTTCTTCAaattcttcttgttcttctcctTCTCCTTGTTCTTCACCTTCTTCACCTTTTTGTCTTCGATTACCGAAACTACCCTCGGTTTTTTCAtccaataataacaataactcTGCGTCTTCAAATGATGCTGTTTTGAAGAGGAAACGACCGACAAGGCTTGATATACCTGTTTGTTCTTCTCTTACTTTTGGTGTTCCGGCGAATCCGTCTGCGGTGGCGCGTGATGTTGTTGAAGCTGGGGGAGATGGGTATTCTGTTTATTGTAAGAGAGGGAGGAGAGAGTATATGGAAGATCGTTTTACTGCTGGAGATAATCTTCGCGGTGAAAATAATTTG GCTTTTTTTGGCGTATTTGATGGCCATGGAGGTGCCAAAGCTGCTGAATTTGCGGCAAATAACTTAGAAAAGAACATCTTGGATGAGGTGATCATgagtgatgaagaagatgttGAGGAGGCTGTGAAGCGCGGTTACCTCAATACCGATTCTGAGTTCATGAAAAAAGATCTTCATGGTGGAGCTTGTTCTGTAACAGCATTGATTAGGAATGGTAACTTAATTGTATCTAACGCCGGTGATTGCCGTGCTGTAATTAGTAAAGGAGGGGTTGCAGAGGCCCTAACATCTGATCACCGACCTTCGAGGGAAGACGAAAGGGATAGAATTGAAACACTG GGTGGTTATGTTGATTTATGTCGCGGTGTTTGGAGGATTCAAGGATCTCTTGCTGTATCTAGAAGTATCGGAGATCGACACCTGAAACAATGGGTGACAGCTGAGCCTGAGACTAAAGTTATTAGAATTGAACCTGAACATGACTTGTTAATATTAGCTTCAGATGGATTATGGGATAAG GTTAGTAACCAGGAAGCAGTAGACACTGCTCTTCAATTCTGCGTAGGAAACAACAAACAACAAGCATTGTTAGCCTGTAAAAAGCTTGCAGAGTTGGCTGTTTCGCGCGGCTCATTGGATGACACAAGTGTTATGCTGatcaaattgaaacaatataTTTAA
- the LOC123921215 gene encoding probable protein phosphatase 2C 2 isoform X1: MTCSVAVSNSPVFSPSSSLFCNKSSIKSSSSSSETLTLSLSHLKPINSSSNSSCSSPSPCSSPSSPFCLRLPKLPSVFSSNNNNNSASSNDAVLKRKRPTRLDIPVCSSLTFGVPANPSAVARDVVEAGGDGYSVYCKRGRREYMEDRFTAGDNLRGENNLAFFGVFDGHGGAKAAEFAANNLEKNILDEVIMSDEEDVEEAVKRGYLNTDSEFMKKDLHGGACSVTALIRNGNLIVSNAGDCRAVISKGGVAEALTSDHRPSREDERDRIETLVNFLTIAVVSLFICGLLKVKPMFEFGFVGSYSYVLKWVLQGGYVDLCRGVWRIQGSLAVSRSIGDRHLKQWVTAEPETKVIRIEPEHDLLILASDGLWDKVSNQEAVDTALQFCVGNNKQQALLACKKLAELAVSRGSLDDTSVMLIKLKQYI, from the exons aTGACTTGTTCCGTCGCAGTTTCGAATTCACCGGTGTTTTCACCATCATCATCTCTTTTCTGCAACaaatcttcaatcaaatcttcttcttcatcttctgaaACACTAACGTTATCTTTATCTCATCTTAAACCTATTAACTCTTCTTCAaattcttcttgttcttctcctTCTCCTTGTTCTTCACCTTCTTCACCTTTTTGTCTTCGATTACCGAAACTACCCTCGGTTTTTTCAtccaataataacaataactcTGCGTCTTCAAATGATGCTGTTTTGAAGAGGAAACGACCGACAAGGCTTGATATACCTGTTTGTTCTTCTCTTACTTTTGGTGTTCCGGCGAATCCGTCTGCGGTGGCGCGTGATGTTGTTGAAGCTGGGGGAGATGGGTATTCTGTTTATTGTAAGAGAGGGAGGAGAGAGTATATGGAAGATCGTTTTACTGCTGGAGATAATCTTCGCGGTGAAAATAATTTG GCTTTTTTTGGCGTATTTGATGGCCATGGAGGTGCCAAAGCTGCTGAATTTGCGGCAAATAACTTAGAAAAGAACATCTTGGATGAGGTGATCATgagtgatgaagaagatgttGAGGAGGCTGTGAAGCGCGGTTACCTCAATACCGATTCTGAGTTCATGAAAAAAGATCTTCATGGTGGAGCTTGTTCTGTAACAGCATTGATTAGGAATGGTAACTTAATTGTATCTAACGCCGGTGATTGCCGTGCTGTAATTAGTAAAGGAGGGGTTGCAGAGGCCCTAACATCTGATCACCGACCTTCGAGGGAAGACGAAAGGGATAGAATTGAAACACTGGTAAATTTTCTGACCATTGCAGTGGTTTCTCTTTTTATATGCGGTTTATTGAAAGTGAAACCAATGTTTGAGTTTGGTTTTGTTGGTTCTTATTCTTATGTATTGAAATGGGTTTTGCAGGGTGGTTATGTTGATTTATGTCGCGGTGTTTGGAGGATTCAAGGATCTCTTGCTGTATCTAGAAGTATCGGAGATCGACACCTGAAACAATGGGTGACAGCTGAGCCTGAGACTAAAGTTATTAGAATTGAACCTGAACATGACTTGTTAATATTAGCTTCAGATGGATTATGGGATAAG GTTAGTAACCAGGAAGCAGTAGACACTGCTCTTCAATTCTGCGTAGGAAACAACAAACAACAAGCATTGTTAGCCTGTAAAAAGCTTGCAGAGTTGGCTGTTTCGCGCGGCTCATTGGATGACACAAGTGTTATGCTGatcaaattgaaacaatataTTTAA